Proteins found in one Sphaeramia orbicularis chromosome 8, fSphaOr1.1, whole genome shotgun sequence genomic segment:
- the LOC115423412 gene encoding GTPase IMAP family member 8-like gives MACQHKEPSYHLPELRIVLIGGKSIRGELSHKSATGNAILGKKVFETKRRTAQSEVNQQDVHGRRVTVVDTPAWWWHYPLENTSKLDQIEIKNSVHLCPPGPHAFLLVIPVGLIFCDIFKPSLEEHLKLFDKGVFDHTIVLFSTDAPCSDQSLQYEINTWPALRWILQQCGNRKHVFNISNSQDRSQVIALFEKIEAMNAKNAGNFYSTDAVTGKAVKDQLEAISEKAAKRFAEVQYQRRKLRASIDGGKTPPAHLRLVMVGAQWSAKSSAGNIILKKDAFSVYHRRTTEYCEIGHSVVAHRHLTVVDSPGWFYNHTLQDTCEMDKSEIKRSMYLCPPGPHAILLVVGLSSAFNASYQRAVQEHMSMFSEEVWNHTIVLFTRGDWLGTKTMEERIESEKGLLWLVERSGNRYHVLNNTNNRDEKQVTELLEKIEEMWAGNREPHFRVDMGQAQQIEAKKEAEQKMAKKIMQMTQRQSRMLKELFGGDERPRLTHLRMVLIGRKESGKSMAGNRILFEDVFGPNWMKKEFLDQTGISTAVKHHNDIGGLNITVVEAPGWDKNMIETGWLKSEVLHSVSMCAPGPHAFLLVVPISKAFTERDLTAVEELLEPFGETVWRHCLVLFTWGDWLKHRPIEEYIAGEGKALQQLVEKCRNEYHVLNCNFYIHQEVLDLFPKIYRMVAKNKGHYSTMEVSMTKMQKVARQALLTEEEWNRREQELIDHMLRAIALENEPVPPHVKMAASLDGVFVPSMSGDLPSEAGTTFWSQRAHAKVSEWLNTWARPSEVTSGVDSMSASVSCVENVDESSLPDDNQQQKRRIFPEKVQTTIDNATVSTNTGHTKRRYSC, from the exons ATGGCTTGTCAACATAAAG AACCAAGTTATCACCTGCCAGAACTGAGGATTGTACTGATTGGAGGAAAAAGCATACGCGGTGAATTGAGTCATAAGAGTGCAACTGGCAATGCAATTTTAGGTAAGAAGGTTTTTGAGACTAAAAGAAGAACTGCGCAGAGTGAGGTGAACCAGCAGGACGTTCACGGCAGACGAGTCACTGTGGTTGATACACCAGCCTGGTGGTGGCACTATCCACTAGAAAACACCTCAAAGCTGGATCAAATAGAAATCAAGAacagtgtccatctgtgtccaccaGGGCCTCATGCCTTTCTTCTTGTCATTCCTGTTGGTTTAATCTTTTGTGACATCTTCAAACCATCACTAGAAGAGCACCTGAAGCTTTTCGACAAAGGAGTTTTCGATCACACCATCGTCCTGTTTAGTACAGATGCTCCATGTAGTGATCAGAGTTTACAATATGAAATCAACACATGGCCAGCTCTTCGGTGGATTCTGCAGCAATGTGGCAACCGAAAACATGTTTTCAATATCTCAAACAGTCAAGACAGATCTCAGGTTATAGCACTGTTTGAGAAGATAGAGGCAATGAATGCAAAAAATGCTGGAAATTTCTATTCGACTGACGCTGTTACTGGGAAAGCTGTGAAAGACCAACTGGAAGCAATAAGTGAAAAAGCAGCAAAGAGGTTTGCAGAAGTGCAGTATCAAAGAAGGAAACTCAGAGCATCAATTGATG GTGGTAAAACTCCCCCTGCACACTTAAGACTAGTCATGGTTGGTGCACAATGGTCAGCCAAGAGCTCAGCAGGCAACATCATTCTGAAGAAAGATGCATTCAGTGTCTATCACCGCAGAACAACTGAGTACTGTGAAATTGGCCACAGCGTAGTGGCCCACAGGCATCTCACAGTGGTAGACTCCCCTGGCTGGTTCTACAACCACACTCTACAGGACACGTGTGAGATGGATAAATCTGAAATAAAGAGAAGTATGTATCTGTGTCCCCCGGGGCCTCATGCAATACTCCTTGTAGTTGGTTTGTCATCTGCATTCAATGCTTCCTACCAGAGAGCAGTCCAGGAACACATGAGCATGTTCTCAGAAGAAGTGTGGAATCACACTATCGTTCTGTTCACCAGAGGCGATTGGCTGGGAACAAAAACCATGGAAGAGCGAATAGAGAGTGAAAAAGGTCTTCTGTGGCTGGTTGAGAGGAGTGGAAATAGGTATCATGTcctaaacaacacaaacaacagagatGAGAAACAGGTAACGGAGCTCTTGGAGAAGATTGAAGAGATGTGGGCAGGAAACAGAGAACCTCATTTCAGAGTCGACATGGGGCAGGCACAACAGATAGAGGCAAAGAAGGAGGCAGAACAAAAGATGGCTAAGAAAATTATGCAAATGACCCAAAGACAATCAAGAATGCTAAAGGAGTTGTTTGGAG GAGACGAGAGGCCGCGGCTAACGCACCTGAGGATGGTACTCATTGGAAGAAAAGAATCAGGAAAGAGTATGGCTGGGAACCGAATACTTTTTGAAGATGTATTTGGGCCAAACTGGATGAAAAAA GAATTTCTAGATCAGACAGGAATCTCAACTGCCGTCAAACATCATAATGATATTGGTGGACTAAATATCACCGTTGTTGAGGCACCAGGCTGGGATAAGAACATGATAGAAACTGGCTGGCTGAAAAGTGAAGTTCTACACAGCGTCTCCATGTGTGCTCCAGGCCCCCATGCTTTTCTACTGGTTGTCCCCATTTCCAAAGCATTTACAGAGAGGGACCTCACAGCAGTGGAAGAGCTCTTGGAGCCTTTCGGTGAAACAGTCTGGAGACACTGCCTTGTGCTGTTCACTTGGGGAGACTGGCTGAAACATAGACCTATTGAGGAGTACATCGCCGGAGAAGGCAAAGCCCTCCAGCAACTCGTGGAAAAGTGCAGGAATGAGTATCATGTCCTCAACTGTAATTTTTATATTCATCAAGAAGTCCTTGACCTGTTCCCAAAAATCTACAGAATGGTGGCAAAAAACAAAGGCCACTACTCCACCATGGAAGTCTCAATGACAAAAATGCAGAAAGTAGCAAGACAGGCTCTGCTGACAGAGGAGGAGTGGAACAGGAGAGAACAGGAGCTAATAGATCACATGCTAAGAGCTATAGCACTTGAAAATGAACCAGTGCCACCACATGTAAAGATGGCAGCCAGTCTTGATGGAGTCTTTGTTCCAAGCA TGAGTGGAGACCTTCCCTCAGAAGCTGGAACCACATTTTGGAGTCAAAGAGCACATGCTAAAGTGTCTGAATGGTTGAACACGTGGGCTAGACCCTCTGAGGTTACCTCTGGGGTGGACAGCATGAGTGCCTCAGTCAGTTGTGTGGAGAATGTGGATGAGAGCTCTCTGCCAGATGACAATCAACAACAGAAGAGGCGTATTTTCCCAGAAAAAGTCCAGACTACCATTGATAATGCCACAGTCTCCACAAACACTGGACACACAAAACGCAGGTATTCCTGCTGA
- the LOC115423414 gene encoding far upstream element-binding protein 2-like isoform X2, giving the protein MSEYNAVSPPGSGVPLGGGTPLGNGAGGDKKDAFADAVQRARQIAAKIGGDAVPPVSNNTASDGFPFTAQKRPLEDADEPESKKLAAQSDVDSTKALSIGAQLAALAQQRPSSITEEYTVPDSMVGLIIGRGGEQINKIQQDSGCKVQIAPDSGGLPERSVSLAGSHESIQNAKRLLDEIVSRGRGTPPSSYHESTNGQNGSVHEMMIPAGKAGLVIGKGGETIKQLQERAGVKMILIQDASQGPNVDKPLRIIGEPYKVQQAQELVQEILRERDHGGYSERNEYSSRMGGGMDIPVPRHSVGVVIGRNGEMIKKIQNDAGVRIQFKQDDGTGPDKIAHISGPPDHCEHASQIISDLLQSIRVREEGQGGPSGPPGVPSGNRGRGGGQGGWEPPAGEMAFSIPAHKCGLVIGRGGENVKSINQQTGAFVEISRQPPPNGDPNFKLFIIRGSPQQIDHAKQLIEEKIEGPLCPVATGPGGPGPAGPAGPYNPTPYNPGPPHGGPPGPQYTPQGWSNTYQQWQPQAPHDPSKAAANDPNAAWAAYYAQYYQQPSGAVPGQYAANPPGGAPASGDQNPPAQNPGSQPDYTKAWEDYYKKMAQAGSSAPGTAAAVPAPAGGAASTTGAQPDYSAAWAEYYRQQAAYYGQTGQASNQPPTPQQGQMP; this is encoded by the exons ATGTCAGAGTACAACGCGGTGTCGCCGCCCGGGTCCGGGGTCCCTCTGGGCGGAGGAACACCTCTGGGAAACGGAGCAGGAGGCGACAAGAAAGATGCGTTTGCGGACGCGGTGCAGCGGGCCCGGCAG ATTGCAGCCAAGATCGGGGGTGATGCTGTTCCTCCTGTGAGCAACAACACTGCATCGGATGGCtttccattcactgctcagaaaCGGCCGCTGGAGGATGCAG ATGAGCCTGAAAGTAAGAAGCTGGCTGCACAGAGTGATGTGGATTCAACCAAAGCCCTGT CTATTGGTGCACAGCTTGCTGCTCTTGCACAACAAAG GCCTTCGTCCATCACAGAGGAGTACACTGTTCCAGACAGCATGGTGGGACTCA TTATTGGCCGTGGAGGTGAACAGATCAATAAGATTCAACAGGATTCAGGTTGTAAAGTTCAGATTGCTCCAG ACAGTGGAGGCCTTCCAGAAAGGAGTGTCTCTCTAGCAGGTTCCCATGAATCCATACA GAATGCTAAGAGGCTGTTGGATGAGATTGTGTCTCGAGGAAGGGGTACACCTCCTTCTTCTTATCATGAGTCCACTAATGGGCAGAACGGCTCAGTTCATGAGATGATGATTCCTGCTGGCAAGGCTGGCCTTGTCATTGGAAAGGGAGGAGAGACCATTAAGCAGTTGCAG GAGCGTGCAGGAGTGAAAATGATCCTGATCCAGGATGCTTCTCAGGGACCTAATGTTGATAAGCCATTGCGTATTATTGGAGAGCCATACAAAGTCCAG CAAGCCCAGGAATTGGTGCAGGAGATTTTGAGGGAACGAGACCATGGTGGCTATAGTGAAAGAAATGAATACAGTTCCCGAATGGGAGGAGGCATGGAT ATCCCTGTTCCACGACACTCAGTCGGTGTGGTCATTGGGCGTAACGGAGAGATGATCAAGAAAATCCAGAATGATGCTGGGGTTCGCATACAGTTCAAACAAG ATGATGGGACAGGTCCTGATAAAATTGCACACATCAGTGGTCCACCTGATCATTGTGAACATGCCTCCCAGATCATCAGCGACCTCCTGCAGAGCATCAGGGTCAGGGAGGAGGGTCAGGGG GGACCCTCAGGCCCACCTGGTGTGCCTTCAGGCAACAGAGGGCGAGGCGGTGGACAAGGTGGCTGGGAGCCCCCTGCTGGGGAAATGGCCTTTTCTATTCCTGCTCACAAATGTGGGCTTGTAATTGGCAGAGGAGGGGAGAATGTCAAGTCCATCAACCAGCAGACTGGGGCCTTTGTGGAAATTTCCCGTCAGCCACCTCCAAATGGAGACCCCAACTTTAAACTGTTTATCATCCGGGGTTCACCACAGCAGATCGACCACGCCAAGCAGCTTATTGAAGAGAAGATTGAG GGTCCTTTGTGTCCAGTTGCCACAGGGCCAGGCGGACCCGGTCCTGCTGGTCCTGCCGGTCCATATAACCCCACCCCATACAACCCTGGGCCACCACA TGGTGGTCCTCCAGGTCCTCAGTACACTCCTCAGGGTTGGAGCAACACCTATCAGCAGTGGCAGCCCCAGGCACCCCATGACCCAA GCAAGGCAGCAGCCAATGACCCCAACGCAGCCTGGGCGGCCTACTACGCTCAGTACTACCAGCAGCCGTCTGGGGCTGTGCCAGGCCAATACGCTGCAAACCCACCTGGAGGGGCCCCGGCATCAGGTGACCAGAACCCGCCGGCACAGAACCCAGGGAGCCAGCCAGACTACACCAAGGCCTGGGAGGATTACTACAAAAAGATGG CCCAGGCTGGTAGTTCTGCTCCTGGAACAGCAGCTGCAGTTCCAGCACCAGCAGGGGGCGCTGCATCCACAACAGGAGCCCAGCCGGACTACAGTGCAGCCTGGGCAGAGTACTACAGGCAGCAGGCTGCCTACTATGGACAGACCGGACAGGCCTCGAACCAACCCCCCACTCCACAGCAAGGACAG ATGCCGTGA
- the LOC115423414 gene encoding far upstream element-binding protein 2-like isoform X3: MSEYNAVSPPGSGVPLGGGTPLGNGAGGDKKDAFADAVQRARQIAAKIGGDAVPPVSNNTASDGFPFTAQKRPLEDADEPESKKLAAQSDVDSTKALSIGAQLAALAQQRPSSITEEYTVPDSMVGLIIGRGGEQINKIQQDSGCKVQIAPDSGGLPERSVSLAGSHESIQNAKRLLDEIVSRGRGTPPSSYHESTNGQNGSVHEMMIPAGKAGLVIGKGGETIKQLQERAGVKMILIQDASQGPNVDKPLRIIGEPYKVQQAQELVQEILRERDHGGYSERNEYSSRMGGGMDIPVPRHSVGVVIGRNGEMIKKIQNDAGVRIQFKQDDGTGPDKIAHISGPPDHCEHASQIISDLLQSIRVREEGQGGPSGPPGVPSGNRGRGGGQGGWEPPAGEMAFSIPAHKCGLVIGRGGENVKSINQQTGAFVEISRQPPPNGDPNFKLFIIRGSPQQIDHAKQLIEEKIEGPLCPVATGPGGPGPAGPAGPYNPTPYNPGPPHGGPPGPQYTPQGWSNTYQQWQPQAPHDPTRSPGQ, translated from the exons ATGTCAGAGTACAACGCGGTGTCGCCGCCCGGGTCCGGGGTCCCTCTGGGCGGAGGAACACCTCTGGGAAACGGAGCAGGAGGCGACAAGAAAGATGCGTTTGCGGACGCGGTGCAGCGGGCCCGGCAG ATTGCAGCCAAGATCGGGGGTGATGCTGTTCCTCCTGTGAGCAACAACACTGCATCGGATGGCtttccattcactgctcagaaaCGGCCGCTGGAGGATGCAG ATGAGCCTGAAAGTAAGAAGCTGGCTGCACAGAGTGATGTGGATTCAACCAAAGCCCTGT CTATTGGTGCACAGCTTGCTGCTCTTGCACAACAAAG GCCTTCGTCCATCACAGAGGAGTACACTGTTCCAGACAGCATGGTGGGACTCA TTATTGGCCGTGGAGGTGAACAGATCAATAAGATTCAACAGGATTCAGGTTGTAAAGTTCAGATTGCTCCAG ACAGTGGAGGCCTTCCAGAAAGGAGTGTCTCTCTAGCAGGTTCCCATGAATCCATACA GAATGCTAAGAGGCTGTTGGATGAGATTGTGTCTCGAGGAAGGGGTACACCTCCTTCTTCTTATCATGAGTCCACTAATGGGCAGAACGGCTCAGTTCATGAGATGATGATTCCTGCTGGCAAGGCTGGCCTTGTCATTGGAAAGGGAGGAGAGACCATTAAGCAGTTGCAG GAGCGTGCAGGAGTGAAAATGATCCTGATCCAGGATGCTTCTCAGGGACCTAATGTTGATAAGCCATTGCGTATTATTGGAGAGCCATACAAAGTCCAG CAAGCCCAGGAATTGGTGCAGGAGATTTTGAGGGAACGAGACCATGGTGGCTATAGTGAAAGAAATGAATACAGTTCCCGAATGGGAGGAGGCATGGAT ATCCCTGTTCCACGACACTCAGTCGGTGTGGTCATTGGGCGTAACGGAGAGATGATCAAGAAAATCCAGAATGATGCTGGGGTTCGCATACAGTTCAAACAAG ATGATGGGACAGGTCCTGATAAAATTGCACACATCAGTGGTCCACCTGATCATTGTGAACATGCCTCCCAGATCATCAGCGACCTCCTGCAGAGCATCAGGGTCAGGGAGGAGGGTCAGGGG GGACCCTCAGGCCCACCTGGTGTGCCTTCAGGCAACAGAGGGCGAGGCGGTGGACAAGGTGGCTGGGAGCCCCCTGCTGGGGAAATGGCCTTTTCTATTCCTGCTCACAAATGTGGGCTTGTAATTGGCAGAGGAGGGGAGAATGTCAAGTCCATCAACCAGCAGACTGGGGCCTTTGTGGAAATTTCCCGTCAGCCACCTCCAAATGGAGACCCCAACTTTAAACTGTTTATCATCCGGGGTTCACCACAGCAGATCGACCACGCCAAGCAGCTTATTGAAGAGAAGATTGAG GGTCCTTTGTGTCCAGTTGCCACAGGGCCAGGCGGACCCGGTCCTGCTGGTCCTGCCGGTCCATATAACCCCACCCCATACAACCCTGGGCCACCACA TGGTGGTCCTCCAGGTCCTCAGTACACTCCTCAGGGTTGGAGCAACACCTATCAGCAGTGGCAGCCCCAGGCACCCCATGACCCAA CCCGGTCTCCAGGCCAGTAG
- the LOC115423414 gene encoding far upstream element-binding protein 2-like isoform X1 — MSEYNAVSPPGSGVPLGGGTPLGNGAGGDKKDAFADAVQRARQIAAKIGGDAVPPVSNNTASDGFPFTAQKRPLEDADEPESKKLAAQSDVDSTKALSIGAQLAALAQQRPSSITEEYTVPDSMVGLIIGRGGEQINKIQQDSGCKVQIAPDSGGLPERSVSLAGSHESIQNAKRLLDEIVSRGRGTPPSSYHESTNGQNGSVHEMMIPAGKAGLVIGKGGETIKQLQERAGVKMILIQDASQGPNVDKPLRIIGEPYKVQQAQELVQEILRERDHGGYSERNEYSSRMGGGMDIPVPRHSVGVVIGRNGEMIKKIQNDAGVRIQFKQDDGTGPDKIAHISGPPDHCEHASQIISDLLQSIRVREEGQGGPSGPPGVPSGNRGRGGGQGGWEPPAGEMAFSIPAHKCGLVIGRGGENVKSINQQTGAFVEISRQPPPNGDPNFKLFIIRGSPQQIDHAKQLIEEKIEGPLCPVATGPGGPGPAGPAGPYNPTPYNPGPPHGGPPGPQYTPQGWSNTYQQWQPQAPHDPSKAAANDPNAAWAAYYAQYYQQPSGAVPGQYAANPPGGAPASGDQNPPAQNPGSQPDYTKAWEDYYKKMAQAGSSAPGTAAAVPAPAGGAASTTGAQPDYSAAWAEYYRQQAAYYGQTGQASNQPPTPQQGQVGTEMP, encoded by the exons ATGTCAGAGTACAACGCGGTGTCGCCGCCCGGGTCCGGGGTCCCTCTGGGCGGAGGAACACCTCTGGGAAACGGAGCAGGAGGCGACAAGAAAGATGCGTTTGCGGACGCGGTGCAGCGGGCCCGGCAG ATTGCAGCCAAGATCGGGGGTGATGCTGTTCCTCCTGTGAGCAACAACACTGCATCGGATGGCtttccattcactgctcagaaaCGGCCGCTGGAGGATGCAG ATGAGCCTGAAAGTAAGAAGCTGGCTGCACAGAGTGATGTGGATTCAACCAAAGCCCTGT CTATTGGTGCACAGCTTGCTGCTCTTGCACAACAAAG GCCTTCGTCCATCACAGAGGAGTACACTGTTCCAGACAGCATGGTGGGACTCA TTATTGGCCGTGGAGGTGAACAGATCAATAAGATTCAACAGGATTCAGGTTGTAAAGTTCAGATTGCTCCAG ACAGTGGAGGCCTTCCAGAAAGGAGTGTCTCTCTAGCAGGTTCCCATGAATCCATACA GAATGCTAAGAGGCTGTTGGATGAGATTGTGTCTCGAGGAAGGGGTACACCTCCTTCTTCTTATCATGAGTCCACTAATGGGCAGAACGGCTCAGTTCATGAGATGATGATTCCTGCTGGCAAGGCTGGCCTTGTCATTGGAAAGGGAGGAGAGACCATTAAGCAGTTGCAG GAGCGTGCAGGAGTGAAAATGATCCTGATCCAGGATGCTTCTCAGGGACCTAATGTTGATAAGCCATTGCGTATTATTGGAGAGCCATACAAAGTCCAG CAAGCCCAGGAATTGGTGCAGGAGATTTTGAGGGAACGAGACCATGGTGGCTATAGTGAAAGAAATGAATACAGTTCCCGAATGGGAGGAGGCATGGAT ATCCCTGTTCCACGACACTCAGTCGGTGTGGTCATTGGGCGTAACGGAGAGATGATCAAGAAAATCCAGAATGATGCTGGGGTTCGCATACAGTTCAAACAAG ATGATGGGACAGGTCCTGATAAAATTGCACACATCAGTGGTCCACCTGATCATTGTGAACATGCCTCCCAGATCATCAGCGACCTCCTGCAGAGCATCAGGGTCAGGGAGGAGGGTCAGGGG GGACCCTCAGGCCCACCTGGTGTGCCTTCAGGCAACAGAGGGCGAGGCGGTGGACAAGGTGGCTGGGAGCCCCCTGCTGGGGAAATGGCCTTTTCTATTCCTGCTCACAAATGTGGGCTTGTAATTGGCAGAGGAGGGGAGAATGTCAAGTCCATCAACCAGCAGACTGGGGCCTTTGTGGAAATTTCCCGTCAGCCACCTCCAAATGGAGACCCCAACTTTAAACTGTTTATCATCCGGGGTTCACCACAGCAGATCGACCACGCCAAGCAGCTTATTGAAGAGAAGATTGAG GGTCCTTTGTGTCCAGTTGCCACAGGGCCAGGCGGACCCGGTCCTGCTGGTCCTGCCGGTCCATATAACCCCACCCCATACAACCCTGGGCCACCACA TGGTGGTCCTCCAGGTCCTCAGTACACTCCTCAGGGTTGGAGCAACACCTATCAGCAGTGGCAGCCCCAGGCACCCCATGACCCAA GCAAGGCAGCAGCCAATGACCCCAACGCAGCCTGGGCGGCCTACTACGCTCAGTACTACCAGCAGCCGTCTGGGGCTGTGCCAGGCCAATACGCTGCAAACCCACCTGGAGGGGCCCCGGCATCAGGTGACCAGAACCCGCCGGCACAGAACCCAGGGAGCCAGCCAGACTACACCAAGGCCTGGGAGGATTACTACAAAAAGATGG CCCAGGCTGGTAGTTCTGCTCCTGGAACAGCAGCTGCAGTTCCAGCACCAGCAGGGGGCGCTGCATCCACAACAGGAGCCCAGCCGGACTACAGTGCAGCCTGGGCAGAGTACTACAGGCAGCAGGCTGCCTACTATGGACAGACCGGACAGGCCTCGAACCAACCCCCCACTCCACAGCAAGGACAGGTTGGTACAGAA ATGCCGTGA